The Acidobacteriota bacterium nucleotide sequence CGGATCCCCTCCAGGAGCGCCAAGGCTTCCTCGTACCGGGCGAGCGCCTCCCGAGGCTTTTTAGCCTTGGCCATGAGCCCGGCCTCCCCGAAGAGCGCTTCCGCTCGCCCCTCCGGGTAACCGGCCCGGTCGAATTCCTTGAGGGCCGCCTCGTACATGCTCATCGCACGTCCATCGTCGGCCAGGGAGGAGTACACTTCACCCCGCCCCAGGAACACGATCCCGCGGCCGATCGGAGAACTCGCTTTCTCGTAGAGAGCGATTGACCGGTCGTACATCTCGAGGGCCCGGGACCTGTCACCGAGGCGAAAGAAGGCTCGGCCACGCTGCTGGTAAACGCTGCCCTGGCCCCAGGGAGAGTTGATCTTCTCGAAATATGGCAGTGCCTTGTCGTACATTTCAAGGGCGCCGGCCAGGTCACCTTCGCCCAGGAGAATGTCCCCACGGCTCTTGTAGACGTGGCCCTGCCCGCCCGGGGATTTCGCCTTCTCATAGAGAGAGAGTGCCTTGCCGTACATCTCCAGGGCCCGGGCCCCGTCACCGGAGCCGCCGAAAACATCGCCGCGGGTACGGTAGACATTGGCCTGGCCCAGTGTGGACCCCCCCTTTTCAAAACACTGGAGAGCCATGTCATACTGGGTCAAGGCCCGCGCAAGGTCGCCGGTGTAGCGGATGACGTCTCCACGCGACTTGTAAATGCTCCCCAAGCCCAGCAGGGAATGGGCTCGGTCATGAAAAATGTACGCTTGGTCATACATGGCCAGGGCCTGCTTGACTTCACCCATGCGAAAGTGGATGTCTCCCCGACTTTTGTAGACGTTGCCCTGCCCGGCGGCATTTTCGGTTTTCTCATAGAAAACAAGGGCTTTTGTGTAGAGATCGAGGGCGCCGGCATTGTCCCCCGTTCGAAAAGCGAGGTTTCCCATGGCCTTGTACGCGCTCCCCAGTTCGACCAGGTTCCCGGATTTTTCCAGGAAGCTCAGGGACTTCTCATACATGGAACGTGCGCGGGCAAGGTCTCCGGTTTGGGCGAAGAGGTTGCCGATGCGGTAACAGAGACCACCCTGCCCGGCCGCTGAACCTCCTTTCTCGTGTATTTTCAAGGATTTTTCATACTCGGTCAGCGCCTTTTCCGCCTCCCCCTGCCGAAGGAAAATGTTCCCGCGGTACTCGTGGGCGGCAGCCACTCCGAAAGGATTACCCGCCTTCTCGTAATACCCGAGAGCGCGGTCAAAATCGGCGAGGGCCTGCCGGGGATCTCCGGAGGCCAGGTGTTGCGCGCCGAGTTCGTGATACACGTTCCCGATGCCCTGTGCGTGATTCGCCTTTTCGTAGATCGTCAAGGCCGCCTGGGCCAGGGCCAGCGCTTCAGACGGTTTACCCATCCTGAAGAGGACGGTGCTTCGGCAGAAGCAGACATCTCCCTGACCAACGAGGTCACCGGCTTTCTCAAAAAGAACCCGAGCCTTCTCAAACATTTCCAGGGCTTGCCGATTTTCTCCCCGTATTTGGGCGATCGCACCCCGATACGTCCACACCTTCCCCTGGCTGGAGAGGTCCCCCAGTTTTTCATAAAGCGCAAAGGCCTGGTCGTAGTAGGTCAAGGCCCGGGAATAGTCGTCGATATCCTCGAAATAGTTGCCGGTCTGCAGAAGGGCAGCGGCGAGGAGCCGCTCGTCTCCGAATTCCGCCAAGGCGATGCAGGCGATCCCCAGACGATCCCCGGGTGAAAGTTCTCCCTCGAGTTTTGGGGGACTCTTGCGAGCAAAGCTCAGGATTGCTTCCCCCGACAGGGTGGGCCGGTTTTCCCTGATGTAGTGCCGCAACCCCTGCTCGCCGCTCGTCTTCCAGGCAGTTACCATTGCCGGCATATGATCGGGAAAGGCCTGCGCATCAGACGTCCCATCGTCCGGAACGACCACGGCGCCACAGAAAAACACACAGGTCAAGACGTGAATCGCCGCGGCTTTCGCCAGCCGACCCATCCCCCACCTCCACGCAGTCACTTTTACCTGATCCCGGCCCACCCCGGAAAACACAGGAGGGAAGTTTATCCACAATGGCCCGGACTGTCGCCGGATCCCTCCCGGAGCAGGCCTTTCACGGCGGGGGGCGTGCCCGGGTGAGAGCGGGGATCCTGCCGGCCTGTTTCCCTTCCGGTATCGGGCCGTCTCAGGGGTCCCGCCTGGCCCCTCCCACCTCGATGCCGAGGGCAAGTGCTCTTCATGCTTCCTTCTCAGCCCGGGGTATTTTCTTCGCGGATCCGTGTGGACGAAGAGAAAAATAGACAAAAAGCCGGTAAAAATCAACGTAAAAAAAACGGGGGGATCATCACCCGGCCCCGCCTCCCTCACGCGGCTCAGAAGAACGCGGCCGCGGAAACCCGGAACTCACCTTGCGCGGCCGAGGAGGGCGAGGAGACCGTTGATCACCGTCAGGGGGTGCGGGGGGCAGCCGGGCACGTAGAGGTCGACAGGGTGC carries:
- a CDS encoding CHAT domain-containing protein, encoding MWINFPPVFSGVGRDQVKVTAWRWGMGRLAKAAAIHVLTCVFFCGAVVVPDDGTSDAQAFPDHMPAMVTAWKTSGEQGLRHYIRENRPTLSGEAILSFARKSPPKLEGELSPGDRLGIACIALAEFGDERLLAAALLQTGNYFEDIDDYSRALTYYDQAFALYEKLGDLSSQGKVWTYRGAIAQIRGENRQALEMFEKARVLFEKAGDLVGQGDVCFCRSTVLFRMGKPSEALALAQAALTIYEKANHAQGIGNVYHELGAQHLASGDPRQALADFDRALGYYEKAGNPFGVAAAHEYRGNIFLRQGEAEKALTEYEKSLKIHEKGGSAAGQGGLCYRIGNLFAQTGDLARARSMYEKSLSFLEKSGNLVELGSAYKAMGNLAFRTGDNAGALDLYTKALVFYEKTENAAGQGNVYKSRGDIHFRMGEVKQALAMYDQAYIFHDRAHSLLGLGSIYKSRGDVIRYTGDLARALTQYDMALQCFEKGGSTLGQANVYRTRGDVFGGSGDGARALEMYGKALSLYEKAKSPGGQGHVYKSRGDILLGEGDLAGALEMYDKALPYFEKINSPWGQGSVYQQRGRAFFRLGDRSRALEMYDRSIALYEKASSPIGRGIVFLGRGEVYSSLADDGRAMSMYEAALKEFDRAGYPEGRAEALFGEAGLMAKAKKPREALARYEEALALLEGIRRRSGLEELKSGFMRKESGNYERASLFMLGNGFGENAFRAVEGVRARLFLDRLAENQVDLSKGVPPELKVKRDEGESRLAILRDQRRDLLAEDLEEGERNRRLEALSVDIAAAEMSLEELRASIRLQNPLFASVEYPEIPTAEHVRKRILRPGEALLEYYLGGEEAWCFVLSRDAFLPVRLPAARAAIERDVKLLLGTLLSTRSGEGPSAGERLYGCLIGPLEKHIRGKKLIVAPDGVLAKLPFEMLWKRVRGEVSFLVETHEVRYIPSAAVLAFYRRKYEGGKASGGFIGFGDPVYDYENFLKHNTEKGVQVSLDGLAPRGKGPGSILLERLPASGEEVRNVGELFRGQKREGTIRLREAAREGNVRELGLKGYSYIHFATHGIVSETFQALALSRAPDDADDGLLTMGEVMNLDWDARLVFLSGCETGLGAVEQGEGITGLARAVMYAGSPAAVVSLWSVTDEGAREFVTRFYQILLTQGRTPADALRAAKMELLRGSGRGGGSLRERGGTVRKDPKDSGDRKNTEDRSSPFYWAPFVLYGE